The genome window GAACTTTATTCTAATGGCGAAAAGATTGCTTTGCTTGAAATGGTTGTTACAAAGGGAAGTTCTGAATCGGCAGTTCTCTTAGGTCAAAAACGACTTGATTGCTGCGTTAATTCAACTACCGGCATGATGTTTGCCTACGATAGAGGAACTAAATTACGCGTCCTCTGCCCTATACATGTAGATGGAATAGCCCTTGTGTTCCCTCCCGAAACAAAGTTTTATGGCTGGGATGCCTTAGAAAAACATATAAAGGATTCGCCTAATCCCGTTCGTCTTGGCTACCACTCCCCAACTAGCGCGCCGCGTGTTGTTCTTGAAACAGCTTTAAAAAAAGGAGGATTAAAGGTTACCGAAGATCCAAACGACTCAACTGCTGATGTTTTACTTGTTGATTTAAAAGGCGATAGAAATATGCTACCAGCTTTCTCTGGAAATTTCGTAGATGGTTGGGTCGGCCCGTCTCACTATCCAGAAACAGCAGAAGCTCAAGGGATAGGGAAAATTGTTTTACACCTCAAAGACTTTCCCCCTGCAGGACAATGGTATGATTTCCCTTGTTGCTCTCTCACTGCAAGAGAAGATTCTATAAAAGAGCATCCCGAAGTGTACCAGGCACTTACTCAGTTATTCCATAACAGTGCTGAATGGTGTACGGCCCATAAAAAAGAAGCAGCAAAAATCAATTCTGAAATTATCGGAATTCCTGTAGAAGCAGCTGAAAATGCAACTATCGTTTACACGACAACTCCTTCAGAAAAATGGATGGATGGAGTCAAACTCTATGTAGATGTTTTAAATGATATGGGCAAGTTCGAAGGAGAAATGAAAGGAAAAAGTTTTGATGAAATAAAAAAGGTTTTCTTTGACTTCAGTTTCATCAATAAAGTTGAATAGAATTTTGACTCGTATCAAGAAGGGGGGAAATTCCCCTCTTCTTGATAGAAATAATTTAGGAGAGATCACCATGAAACAACTCGCATTCAAAACTGGACTTTCTCTAATACTCCCTTTTTCAATTCTTATTCTTTGGGGGTATATGGCAGATATAGTAAACAATCCTATGATCCTTCCAACCTCTCAAGAAGTATTAAAACAATTTATCATGCCCAGTAAAAGCATAATTGGGTTAGGATCTTTATTTACCAATATAGCCGTAAGTCTTATTAGGGTTTTATTAGGATATACTGTAGCTTTGCTAGTAGCGCTTCCTTTGGGAATACTTATGGGATCAAGAGAAAATATATACTATTTTTTTAATACTTTTTTAGGTTTTTTCCGGCCAGTTCCCCCAATAGCATGGGTTCCTCTTATTTTAGCCTGGCTTGGAATGACAAGTTTTGCCACCATCTTTGGGCTTCGACAAGGAACGTGGTATGTTTATTTGAGTAACTTTAAGCTCTCAATGGTCTACATTATCTTCTTAGGAGCTTTTTTTCCTATCATAACGAGTGCAATACATGCCGTAAAAAACGTTCCTAAAACGCTAATAGAGTCAGCTCGTGTGCTCGGCGCCACTAAGTCAGACATTTTTAGGAAGATACTTCTACCTGGAGCTGCTCCTACATTGATGAATGGGATGCGAACAGGACTAGGCGCTGCGTGGGGATGTTTAGTTTCAGCAGAGATGCTACCCGGAAGTCTTTCCGGCGTTGGATATTTAATTACCCATGCTTACGAATTAGCACGAGTAGATATTGTCATTACCGGAATGATCTGCATTGGTGTTATTGGCGCCCTTCTTGATTACGCTTTCAGATATCTTGAAGAAAAAAAATTTTCATGGCAACATACTGCACGTTAACTTAAAAAGGAGGCTGA of Aminobacterium sp. MB27-C1 contains these proteins:
- a CDS encoding ABC transporter substrate-binding protein; protein product: MFSKSKKFSLFCALLLTIASSMLLPLSSSPALAQEVPVIKMAWGFDLHAGILLVATARGEKFKDGGVYLKPIIEKQQYELYSNGEKIALLEMVVTKGSSESAVLLGQKRLDCCVNSTTGMMFAYDRGTKLRVLCPIHVDGIALVFPPETKFYGWDALEKHIKDSPNPVRLGYHSPTSAPRVVLETALKKGGLKVTEDPNDSTADVLLVDLKGDRNMLPAFSGNFVDGWVGPSHYPETAEAQGIGKIVLHLKDFPPAGQWYDFPCCSLTAREDSIKEHPEVYQALTQLFHNSAEWCTAHKKEAAKINSEIIGIPVEAAENATIVYTTTPSEKWMDGVKLYVDVLNDMGKFEGEMKGKSFDEIKKVFFDFSFINKVE
- a CDS encoding ABC transporter permease: MKQLAFKTGLSLILPFSILILWGYMADIVNNPMILPTSQEVLKQFIMPSKSIIGLGSLFTNIAVSLIRVLLGYTVALLVALPLGILMGSRENIYYFFNTFLGFFRPVPPIAWVPLILAWLGMTSFATIFGLRQGTWYVYLSNFKLSMVYIIFLGAFFPIITSAIHAVKNVPKTLIESARVLGATKSDIFRKILLPGAAPTLMNGMRTGLGAAWGCLVSAEMLPGSLSGVGYLITHAYELARVDIVITGMICIGVIGALLDYAFRYLEEKKFSWQHTAR